A genomic region of Pseudomonas sp. RSB 5.4 contains the following coding sequences:
- a CDS encoding ATP-binding protein, with amino-acid sequence MIAEANADSKQAQRLLRLYHLYRLSVGITLVLLISSNMDNRLLTSADDELLRSGSWLYLVLNILLVVFLENTRRPAQLFTLALVDVLLLCGLFYAAGGVASAIGNLLIVSVAIANTLLRRRIGLLIAAISALGIIGSSFLLSFNHPLSANNYLQAGTLGALCFAASLLVQGLVRRLEVSENLAEKRASEVIGLEALNALILQRMRTGILVLDDQCRVQLANHSAKSLLAQSHLEGHLIDDYSPALVERLQLWLSNPTLRPQSLKIPGNGLELQPNFIALAQSPNQQTLVFLEDLAQVAQQAQQLKLAALGRLTAGISHEIRNPLGAISHAAQLLGESEELDGADRRLTQIIQDHSQRMNRVIENVLQLSRRQQSAPQRLDLKPWLERFVCESREQATERQSIHLRINSGDFITLMDPDQLTQILDNLLRNGWRHSALLHEQAEVWLALFIDPDSQLAVLEVQDNGPGVPPDQQADLFEPFFTTSSQGTGLGLYLSRELCESNQARLDFKPRQGGGCFRITFAHGRKQS; translated from the coding sequence GTGATCGCTGAGGCCAACGCCGACAGTAAACAGGCGCAGCGCCTGCTGCGCCTCTATCATCTCTACCGTTTAAGCGTCGGCATCACCCTGGTGCTGCTGATCTCCAGCAACATGGACAACCGCCTGCTGACGTCGGCCGACGACGAACTGCTGCGCAGCGGCAGCTGGTTGTATCTGGTGCTGAACATTCTGCTGGTGGTGTTCCTGGAGAACACCCGCCGCCCGGCGCAGCTGTTCACCCTGGCGCTGGTCGATGTGCTCTTGCTGTGCGGCCTGTTCTACGCGGCGGGTGGCGTGGCCAGCGCCATCGGTAACTTGCTGATTGTCTCGGTGGCGATCGCCAACACCCTGCTGCGCCGACGCATCGGCTTGCTGATAGCCGCCATCAGCGCCCTCGGTATCATTGGTTCAAGTTTCCTGCTGAGCTTCAACCACCCCCTGAGCGCCAACAATTACCTGCAAGCCGGAACCCTGGGCGCCTTGTGTTTTGCCGCTTCACTGCTGGTACAGGGTCTGGTCAGGCGCCTGGAAGTCAGCGAAAACCTCGCCGAAAAGCGCGCCAGCGAAGTGATCGGCCTCGAAGCCCTCAACGCCCTGATTCTGCAGCGTATGCGCACCGGCATCCTGGTGCTCGATGACCAGTGCCGGGTGCAACTGGCCAATCACAGCGCGAAAAGCCTGCTGGCGCAGTCGCACCTTGAGGGGCATTTGATCGATGACTACTCGCCGGCACTGGTCGAGCGCCTGCAACTATGGCTGAGCAACCCGACCCTACGCCCGCAGAGCCTGAAGATTCCCGGCAACGGCCTGGAACTGCAACCGAACTTCATCGCCCTCGCACAGAGTCCGAACCAGCAAACCCTGGTGTTTCTCGAAGACCTTGCACAAGTCGCCCAGCAAGCCCAGCAACTCAAGCTCGCCGCGCTCGGGCGCCTGACCGCCGGCATCTCCCATGAAATCCGTAATCCGCTGGGCGCCATCAGTCACGCCGCGCAGCTATTGGGTGAGTCCGAGGAACTCGATGGCGCGGATCGGCGTCTGACGCAGATCATTCAAGACCACTCCCAGCGCATGAACCGAGTCATCGAAAACGTCCTGCAACTGTCGCGCCGCCAGCAGAGCGCTCCGCAACGCCTGGATCTCAAACCGTGGCTGGAACGCTTCGTCTGCGAGAGCCGCGAACAGGCGACTGAGCGCCAGTCGATTCATTTGCGGATCAATTCCGGGGACTTCATCACATTGATGGACCCCGACCAGCTCACGCAAATTCTCGACAATCTGTTACGCAACGGCTGGCGGCACAGCGCCCTGCTGCACGAGCAGGCCGAGGTCTGGCTGGCACTGTTCATCGACCCCGACAGCCAGCTGGCGGTGCTCGAAGTGCAGGACAACGGCCCCGGTGTACCACCCGATCAGCAGGCCGATCTGTTCGAGCCGTTCTTCACCACCAGTAGCCAGGGCACCGGCCTTGGGCTTTATCTGTCCCGTGAGCTGTGCGAAAGCAACCAGGCGCGCCTAGACTTCAAACCACGCCAAGGCGGCGGCTGCTTTCGCATCACCTTTGCTCACGGACGGAAACAAAGTTGA
- a CDS encoding sigma-54 dependent transcriptional regulator — translation MLTDGNKVEHEPTAKILIVDDEPDIRELLEITLGRMKLDTFSARNLGEAQTLLHNNTFDLCLTDMRLPDGTGLDLVQHIQQRYPQLPVAMITAYGSLETAINALKAGAFDFLTKPVDLTRLRELVSTALRMPAAGGSVTSIDRRLLGDSPPMHNLRKQIDKLARSQAPVYISGESGSGKELVARLIHEQGPRAGKPFVPVNCGAIPSELMESEFFGHRKGSFTGAVEDKPGLFQAAHGGTLFLDEVADLPLSMQVKLLRAIQEKAVRSVGGQQETVVDVRILCATHKDLDAEVAAGRFRQDLYYRLNVIELRVPSLRERRDDIEVLAAHMLQRLAAGSGRAAARLHPQALEALKSYRFPGNVRELENVLERAHTLCENQLIEAADLRLSEGNCTVEGGIADLTQIDNLEDYLENVERKLILQALEETRWNRTAAAQRLSLSFRSMRYRLKKLGLD, via the coding sequence TTGCTCACGGACGGAAACAAAGTTGAACACGAGCCCACGGCAAAAATCCTCATCGTCGACGACGAACCGGATATCCGCGAACTCCTGGAAATCACCCTGGGACGGATGAAACTCGACACCTTCAGCGCGCGCAATCTCGGCGAAGCCCAGACGTTGTTGCACAACAACACCTTCGACCTGTGCCTGACCGACATGCGCCTGCCCGACGGCACGGGGCTGGACCTCGTGCAGCACATCCAGCAACGTTATCCACAACTGCCGGTGGCGATGATCACCGCGTACGGCAGTCTGGAAACGGCGATCAACGCCTTGAAAGCCGGGGCCTTCGACTTCCTGACCAAGCCGGTTGATCTGACGCGCCTGCGCGAACTGGTCAGCACTGCGTTGCGCATGCCGGCAGCCGGAGGCAGCGTCACCTCGATCGACCGGCGCCTGCTCGGTGACTCACCACCGATGCACAATCTGCGCAAACAGATCGACAAACTGGCGCGCAGTCAGGCACCGGTCTACATCAGCGGAGAATCGGGCAGCGGCAAAGAACTGGTCGCGCGGCTGATCCACGAACAGGGACCACGCGCCGGCAAGCCGTTCGTGCCGGTCAATTGCGGGGCGATTCCGTCGGAGCTGATGGAAAGCGAATTTTTCGGTCATCGCAAAGGCAGCTTCACTGGCGCAGTGGAGGACAAACCTGGGCTGTTCCAGGCCGCACACGGCGGCACCCTGTTTCTCGACGAAGTGGCGGACCTGCCGCTGTCGATGCAGGTGAAATTGCTGCGGGCGATTCAGGAGAAAGCCGTGCGCAGCGTCGGCGGTCAGCAGGAAACGGTGGTCGATGTGCGCATTCTTTGCGCCACCCACAAGGATCTCGACGCCGAGGTCGCCGCCGGGCGCTTTCGCCAGGACCTGTATTACCGCTTGAACGTGATCGAACTGCGTGTGCCATCCCTGCGCGAACGGCGCGATGACATCGAGGTGCTGGCGGCGCACATGCTCCAGCGTCTGGCGGCAGGCAGCGGCCGCGCGGCGGCTCGTTTGCACCCGCAGGCGCTTGAGGCGCTGAAGAGTTACCGCTTTCCGGGGAATGTTCGAGAGCTGGAAAACGTCCTTGAACGGGCGCACACGCTGTGTGAAAACCAGTTGATCGAGGCCGCAGATCTGCGTCTCAGCGAAGGTAATTGCACGGTCGAGGGCGGTATTGCCGACCTGACGCAGATCGATAACCTGGAGGATTATCTGGAGAACGTCGAGCGCAAGCTGATCCTGCAGGCGCTGGAGGAAACGCGCTGGAATCGTACGGCGGCGGCGCAGCGGTTGAGTCTGTCGTTTCGCTCGATGCGCTACAGGCTGAAGAAACTCGGTCTGGATTGA
- the thiO gene encoding glycine oxidase ThiO has translation MTRQQQVVIVGGGVIGLLTAYNLASEVRSVVLLDRSNVGQESSWAGGGIVSPLYPWRYSPAVTALAHWSQDFYPQLGERLFADTGVDPEVHTTGLYWLDLDDEAEALAWAERENRPLRAVDISAAHDAVPVLGGGFSRAIYMADVANVRNPRLVKSLKAALLALPNVTIHEQCEVSGFVREGERVVGVETSKGLIRGEQIVLTAGAWSGDLLKTLDLTLPVEPVKGQMILYKCAADFLPSMVLAKGRYAIPRRDGHILIGSTLEHEGYDKTPTDVALESLKASAVELLPALADAEVVGHWAGLRPGSPEGIPYIGRVPGFEGLWLNCGHYRNGLVLAPASCQLFADVMLGRAPIIDPAPYAPEGRI, from the coding sequence ATGACCAGGCAACAGCAAGTGGTGATTGTCGGTGGCGGGGTGATTGGCCTGCTGACCGCCTACAACCTCGCCTCAGAAGTGCGCAGCGTGGTGCTGCTGGATCGCTCGAACGTCGGTCAGGAGTCGTCCTGGGCCGGCGGCGGTATCGTTTCGCCGCTGTACCCGTGGCGCTATAGCCCGGCAGTCACCGCGCTGGCGCATTGGTCGCAGGATTTTTATCCACAGCTGGGCGAGCGGCTGTTTGCCGATACCGGGGTTGATCCCGAAGTGCACACCACCGGCCTGTACTGGCTGGATCTGGATGATGAAGCCGAGGCACTGGCCTGGGCCGAGCGCGAAAACCGTCCGCTGCGGGCTGTGGATATTTCGGCGGCGCACGACGCGGTGCCGGTGCTGGGTGGCGGATTCTCCCGGGCGATCTACATGGCCGATGTGGCCAATGTGCGTAACCCGCGTCTGGTCAAATCGTTGAAAGCCGCTTTGCTGGCGCTGCCGAACGTGACCATCCACGAGCAATGCGAAGTCAGCGGGTTTGTTCGCGAAGGGGAGCGAGTGGTAGGCGTCGAGACGTCCAAAGGCCTGATCCGCGGTGAGCAGATCGTGCTGACGGCCGGAGCATGGAGCGGTGATCTGCTCAAAACATTGGATCTGACGCTGCCGGTCGAGCCGGTCAAGGGCCAGATGATTCTCTACAAGTGTGCAGCGGATTTCCTGCCGAGCATGGTGCTGGCCAAGGGGCGTTATGCGATTCCGCGTCGCGACGGGCACATTCTGATCGGCAGTACGCTGGAGCACGAAGGCTACGACAAGACGCCGACCGATGTCGCGCTGGAGAGCCTCAAGGCTTCGGCGGTCGAGCTGCTGCCGGCGCTGGCGGATGCCGAAGTGGTGGGACATTGGGCCGGTTTGCGTCCGGGCTCGCCTGAGGGGATTCCGTATATTGGCCGGGTGCCGGGGTTTGAGGGTTTGTGGCTGAACTGCGGGCATTACCGCAACGGGCTGGTGCTGGCGCCGGCGTCATGTCAGTTGTTTGCCGATGTGATGCTGGGGCGTGCGCCGATTATTGATCCGGCGCCGTATGCGCCTGAAGGTCGCATTTAG
- a CDS encoding type IV pilin protein encodes MRRFNRGFTLIEIMIVIAIIGIIITIAAPSYTEYLKKGRRAEVVSLLSEQAQILERFYTKNNVYTGITGLSTGNDFYTITPTITDQTFLLTATRNAGTTMATDKCGDFTLTNTGVRSMNNATTGLTTKDCWGR; translated from the coding sequence ATGCGCAGATTCAACCGGGGCTTCACCTTGATCGAAATCATGATCGTGATTGCGATCATCGGGATCATCATCACCATCGCCGCACCGAGCTACACCGAATACCTGAAAAAAGGTCGGCGCGCCGAAGTGGTGTCGCTGCTCTCGGAACAGGCGCAGATCCTCGAGCGCTTCTACACCAAGAACAATGTTTATACCGGCATCACCGGTCTGAGCACGGGCAATGATTTCTACACCATCACCCCGACGATCACTGACCAGACCTTCCTGCTGACGGCCACCCGTAATGCTGGCACGACCATGGCCACCGACAAGTGCGGGGATTTCACCCTGACCAACACTGGCGTCAGAAGTATGAACAACGCAACCACCGGGCTGACCACCAAGGATTGCTGGGGCCGCTGA
- a CDS encoding PilC/PilY family type IV pilus protein, producing MRSIERCRTLLAGMLLSFYLAAPAYAFTPSDSPLLSAAAVPPNVMLLIDDSGSMNSIIYAAGFDPTVTRTPARQCNALLGLCLSSTAITGDPVFLSNLPTSGCSGGAFAFYNNSVAPLCLKLPDPVGGGNTRYTGDYIAYVVGLAINNGTRDFTTGAIPNDYRINVARNVSTALVTSNRNLRMGLSTFNPVTSNNPGNGGYIARSISDLSPVSGSVTQAQADANYNALISAIGGLGAVANTPLAETYYEITRYMRGMTPYYNSTPTTYTSPIQYRCQKNYGVVITDGLPTYDRTFPTNDPLGGSRLPNWDGINNDGNNLNGDNEGDTLYLDDIAKFAFDIDMRSTGTDLAGKSWGSADFPKQNMNTYTVGFTADNDMLSDAAAYGQGKYYQASDSTGLNSALSSALSDITSKAGSGGSGVTSGTTLASGTSYFQTSYDPKDWRGTIKSFGFTSAGAVNTSAALWTTDTTIVPGATAPTYQSWNTSSNAAVTLAYGNFSATQQTTLSQSLPTGISGSDLVEWSKGTNKTGLKVRSVLLGDIINSPLVLASPSDKTASDLSGDTTYTTYLTTKAANMNANLVVNANDGFVNVINSANGTRRYAYMPSSVLPSLRLIADPAYINGVSHKFLVDGQVGVYDLQFNSAWKTVAIGGTGAGGKTFYALQLFDASAGNVLNALWEVSAPATANTANAFNDLGYAYARPEVARLADGRWAAFIANGYGSNSGVAALYVLDVRDGSLIKKIVIDSTETTNGLSSVKLKVNSSNVVQAAYGGDLKGRLWKFDLSATSTDSWGVAFSGKPLFTTAGGATQPITAQPLLADNSLGGKQIFVGTGKFNETADKTNKDLQAFYSVWDADGGSGQLTVSSLQAQAVTGVFSGSAGQFITTSQNDTTYPAEKGWYLPLVYNNVLTGERVINQASLVLGRIVFTTASVDTTDPCASFGTGKLVELDAFSGKMLNYAVLDTNADGVVDSNDTISSGVVFTGGIPTLNAIVNGATRKIVNDSSGTVTTLVEKPGGGSRRIMWRQIQ from the coding sequence ATGCGAAGTATTGAGCGCTGCCGGACGTTGTTGGCCGGCATGCTGCTGAGCTTTTATCTGGCAGCGCCGGCTTATGCGTTCACGCCTTCCGACTCGCCGCTGCTGAGTGCCGCTGCGGTACCGCCCAACGTGATGTTGCTGATCGACGATTCCGGCAGCATGAACAGCATCATTTATGCGGCGGGATTCGATCCGACCGTCACACGCACCCCGGCCCGGCAATGTAATGCGTTGCTCGGGCTGTGCCTGAGTTCAACGGCGATCACTGGCGATCCGGTGTTTCTCTCGAACCTGCCGACCTCCGGTTGCTCCGGCGGCGCCTTCGCCTTCTACAACAACAGCGTCGCGCCGTTGTGCCTGAAACTGCCTGATCCGGTGGGCGGCGGCAATACTCGCTACACGGGGGACTACATCGCCTATGTGGTCGGGCTGGCGATCAACAACGGCACTCGCGACTTCACCACCGGGGCGATTCCCAACGACTATCGGATCAACGTCGCGCGCAACGTGTCCACCGCACTGGTCACCAGCAACCGTAACTTGCGCATGGGCCTGTCGACCTTCAACCCGGTGACCAGCAACAACCCCGGGAACGGTGGATACATCGCTCGTTCCATCAGTGATCTGTCGCCGGTCTCCGGCAGCGTGACCCAGGCGCAGGCCGACGCCAACTACAATGCGTTGATTTCGGCGATCGGTGGTTTGGGGGCCGTGGCCAACACGCCATTGGCGGAAACCTATTACGAAATCACCCGGTACATGCGCGGCATGACGCCGTACTACAACAGCACACCCACCACTTACACCAGTCCGATCCAGTACCGCTGCCAGAAGAACTATGGCGTAGTGATCACCGACGGCCTTCCGACGTATGACCGCACGTTTCCCACCAATGACCCGTTGGGCGGAAGTCGCTTGCCGAACTGGGACGGCATCAACAATGACGGCAACAACCTCAATGGCGATAACGAGGGTGACACGCTGTATCTGGATGACATTGCCAAGTTTGCGTTCGACATCGACATGCGGTCGACAGGTACCGATCTCGCGGGCAAGAGCTGGGGCTCGGCGGATTTTCCCAAGCAGAACATGAACACCTACACCGTCGGCTTTACTGCCGACAACGACATGCTTTCCGACGCCGCTGCCTATGGGCAGGGCAAGTATTACCAGGCGAGCGACAGCACCGGTCTCAACAGTGCGCTGTCCTCGGCGTTGAGCGACATCACTTCCAAGGCCGGCTCCGGCGGCAGCGGTGTCACCAGCGGCACCACGCTGGCCAGTGGCACCAGTTATTTCCAGACCAGTTACGACCCCAAGGACTGGCGCGGCACGATCAAATCCTTTGGCTTCACTTCGGCTGGCGCGGTGAACACCTCGGCAGCGTTGTGGACCACCGATACCACCATCGTGCCGGGCGCGACCGCACCGACCTATCAATCGTGGAACACCAGCAGCAATGCCGCCGTGACTCTGGCCTACGGCAACTTTTCCGCGACCCAACAGACGACGCTCAGCCAGAGCCTGCCCACCGGCATCAGCGGCAGTGATCTGGTGGAGTGGAGCAAGGGCACCAACAAGACCGGGCTCAAGGTGCGCAGCGTGTTGCTCGGCGACATCATCAACTCGCCGCTGGTGCTGGCCTCGCCCAGCGACAAAACCGCCTCCGACCTGTCGGGCGACACCACCTACACCACGTACCTGACCACCAAAGCGGCGAACATGAATGCCAATCTGGTGGTGAACGCCAATGACGGTTTCGTCAACGTGATCAACTCGGCCAACGGCACTCGACGCTATGCCTACATGCCGTCCAGCGTGTTGCCGTCGCTGCGGCTGATTGCCGATCCGGCGTACATCAATGGCGTCAGCCACAAGTTTCTGGTGGACGGCCAGGTCGGGGTCTACGATCTTCAGTTCAACAGTGCCTGGAAAACCGTGGCCATCGGCGGCACCGGTGCCGGCGGCAAGACTTTCTATGCACTGCAGTTGTTCGACGCGTCCGCTGGCAATGTGCTCAATGCCCTGTGGGAAGTCAGTGCACCCGCCACGGCGAACACCGCCAACGCATTTAATGATCTGGGTTACGCCTATGCCCGGCCGGAAGTGGCACGCTTGGCCGATGGTCGCTGGGCGGCGTTCATTGCCAATGGTTATGGCAGCAACTCCGGAGTGGCGGCTTTGTATGTGCTGGATGTGCGTGACGGTTCGTTGATCAAGAAGATCGTCATCGACAGTACCGAAACCACTAATGGCCTGTCGTCGGTGAAGCTCAAGGTCAATTCGTCGAACGTGGTGCAGGCCGCTTATGGCGGTGATCTGAAAGGGCGTCTGTGGAAATTCGATCTGAGCGCGACGTCGACCGACAGCTGGGGCGTGGCGTTTTCCGGCAAACCACTGTTCACCACGGCGGGCGGGGCGACCCAGCCGATCACCGCGCAGCCGCTGCTGGCGGACAATTCGCTGGGGGGCAAACAGATCTTCGTCGGCACCGGCAAATTCAACGAGACCGCCGACAAGACCAACAAGGATTTGCAGGCGTTCTACTCGGTGTGGGACGCCGATGGTGGTTCCGGTCAGTTGACCGTCAGCAGTTTGCAGGCGCAAGCAGTGACCGGGGTGTTCTCCGGCAGCGCCGGACAGTTCATCACCACCAGCCAGAACGACACGACCTATCCGGCGGAGAAGGGCTGGTATCTGCCGTTGGTGTACAACAACGTGCTGACCGGCGAGCGGGTGATCAATCAGGCCAGTCTGGTGCTCGGACGCATCGTGTTTACCACCGCCAGTGTCGATACCACCGACCCGTGTGCCAGTTTCGGCACCGGCAAACTGGTCGAACTGGATGCGTTCAGCGGTAAGATGCTCAACTACGCGGTGCTCGACACCAACGCCGATGGCGTGGTCGACAGCAACGACACGATTTCCAGCGGCGTGGTGTTCACCGGCGGAATTCCGACCCTGAACGCCATCGTCAATGGCGCGACCCGCAAGATCGTCAACGATTCCAGTGGCACCGTGACCACGCTGGTGGAAAAACCCGGTGGCGGCAGCCGTCGTATCATGTGGCGACAAATACAGTAA
- a CDS encoding PilX N-terminal domain-containing pilus assembly protein, translating to MRITFNQRQTQRGMVLLVSLVFLLLLTLIGLSSMQSANLQEKMAGSVSLRNQSFQAAEAALRIGESAVQLDSYSLAVCASATQCAPPAESSVVSAAGFNSTSGVTWVAAGNGFYGVQNIGTTLTAVNVPSNTSATLYRVTAVGIAGTSRSVVESVYAKY from the coding sequence ATGAGGATCACGTTCAACCAGAGGCAAACCCAGCGCGGCATGGTGTTGCTGGTCAGTCTGGTGTTTCTGTTGCTGCTGACCTTGATCGGGCTGTCCTCGATGCAGAGCGCCAACCTGCAGGAGAAAATGGCCGGTAGCGTCAGCCTGCGTAATCAGTCGTTCCAGGCCGCCGAGGCGGCGTTGCGCATCGGCGAGAGTGCGGTGCAACTCGACAGTTATTCGCTGGCGGTGTGTGCCAGCGCCACGCAATGTGCGCCGCCAGCGGAGTCCTCGGTGGTCAGTGCGGCGGGGTTCAACTCGACCTCGGGGGTGACGTGGGTCGCCGCAGGTAACGGCTTCTATGGTGTGCAGAACATCGGTACCACGCTGACGGCGGTGAACGTGCCGAGCAACACCTCGGCGACCTTGTATCGAGTGACCGCAGTCGGCATCGCCGGTACTTCGCGCAGTGTGGTGGAGAGTGTCTATGCGAAGTATTGA
- a CDS encoding prepilin-type N-terminal cleavage/methylation domain-containing protein, whose translation MKHANRGFGLIEMLIALALGLIIVLGVVQTFLAAKNTYVSQNTAAAMQEDARFVLSKMIQELRMVGMFGCLGTITDASSAGDFNAAQIIPISWDNSNLKLTLVTADVGGNGGTPIWTVVSDCRNSATAYTGLRAAASGQIAFPIRRLIYSFSNNQILMGSGSGTPTQQVLVNNVSAFNVMFGLATSATDVAASSYSANPSDPARIRSVRLSLTLTDPNNRVANQTFNVVAALRNRLQ comes from the coding sequence ATGAAGCACGCCAACCGGGGTTTCGGCCTGATCGAAATGCTCATCGCCCTGGCGCTCGGGCTGATCATCGTGCTGGGGGTGGTGCAGACGTTTCTCGCGGCCAAGAACACTTACGTCAGCCAGAACACCGCTGCCGCCATGCAGGAAGACGCACGTTTTGTATTGAGCAAGATGATTCAGGAACTGCGCATGGTCGGCATGTTCGGCTGCCTGGGCACGATTACTGACGCGAGCTCGGCGGGGGATTTCAACGCGGCGCAGATCATCCCGATCAGCTGGGACAACAGCAACCTCAAGCTGACCCTGGTCACTGCTGATGTCGGTGGCAATGGTGGTACGCCGATTTGGACGGTGGTCTCCGATTGCCGCAACAGCGCCACGGCCTATACCGGGTTGCGGGCGGCGGCGAGCGGGCAGATCGCCTTTCCGATCCGCCGCTTGATCTACAGCTTCAGCAACAACCAGATTCTCATGGGCTCCGGCAGCGGCACCCCAACCCAGCAGGTGCTGGTGAACAATGTCAGTGCGTTCAACGTCATGTTCGGTCTGGCGACGTCCGCCACCGATGTCGCGGCGTCCTCCTACAGCGCCAACCCCAGTGACCCGGCGCGCATCCGCAGTGTGCGTCTGAGTCTGACCCTCACCGACCCGAACAACCGGGTGGCCAATCAAACCTTCAACGTGGTTGCCGCTTTGCGCAACCGCTTGCAGTGA
- the pilV gene encoding type IV pilus modification protein PilV, with the protein MRAGSTQAQEGMSLIEVLVALLILTVGILGAAAVQVNALKYTDSSRMTSQASFIAYDMMDRIRANSAADYTVTPPTAGNLSVARDQDLYDFTTNIVNFGGPTATGTITLNQRVYTITINWNDSRAANATGTTRSFVLTSRATVDPVAGP; encoded by the coding sequence ATGAGGGCAGGGAGCACACAGGCACAGGAGGGCATGTCGCTGATCGAGGTACTGGTCGCGTTGCTGATTCTGACCGTCGGCATATTGGGCGCGGCCGCCGTTCAAGTGAATGCGCTGAAGTACACCGACAGTTCCCGGATGACCAGTCAGGCGAGCTTCATCGCCTACGACATGATGGACCGCATACGCGCCAATTCCGCTGCCGATTACACGGTCACGCCGCCGACCGCAGGCAACCTCAGCGTCGCCCGCGATCAGGATCTCTACGATTTCACCACCAATATCGTCAATTTCGGCGGGCCGACTGCCACCGGCACGATCACCCTCAATCAGCGGGTGTACACCATCACCATCAACTGGAATGACTCACGGGCCGCGAATGCCACCGGTACCACCCGCAGCTTCGTCCTGACCAGCCGTGCCACGGTCGATCCGGTGGCCGGCCCATGA
- a CDS encoding GspH/FimT family pseudopilin codes for MDHRTKGFTLPELLAAVAVLVILITLAVPGFTRSIQSSKADTEMGDLQRAINYARLEAIDRGVTTRLRPSAGGSVWTGELSVYDSTGTPANVLRVVPAMSSGATLTLPSGVTALDFNNLGGLAAPSTAVAISYVLGTQSRTLNVCLNGRIQLGGSCG; via the coding sequence ATGGATCATCGTACAAAAGGTTTCACGCTGCCCGAACTGTTGGCTGCGGTCGCCGTGCTGGTGATCCTCATCACCCTGGCGGTGCCAGGCTTCACTCGCTCGATCCAGAGCAGCAAGGCCGACACCGAAATGGGTGACCTGCAGCGCGCCATCAACTACGCGCGGCTGGAGGCGATTGATCGCGGCGTGACCACACGCTTGCGCCCGAGCGCCGGCGGCAGCGTGTGGACCGGCGAATTGTCGGTCTACGACAGTACTGGCACTCCGGCCAATGTATTACGGGTTGTTCCAGCGATGAGCAGCGGCGCGACTCTGACGCTACCCTCAGGAGTGACCGCACTGGATTTCAACAATCTGGGCGGCCTGGCGGCGCCGTCGACGGCGGTGGCCATCAGTTATGTGCTGGGAACACAAAGCAGGACGCTGAACGTGTGTCTGAACGGACGAATTCAACTGGGTGGAAGTTGCGGATGA
- a CDS encoding GspH/FimT family protein — translation MPQQGFSLIELLMGLAIGAIVLSLVSPAFAAFTESTHRDQAARSLLEGIRNARTQAITRNQSVVIHGINDDWSQGWRIILDISGKGPLDSSNPLLLEHASDGRIPIVGNWLVSRYVRFSSLGQPLMPGRAFQAGTLHLCSAQGPVSQLQVVLAATGRVRLTSTKAEQALCLKAKSVRSNGRAALSASRR, via the coding sequence ATGCCGCAACAGGGTTTCAGTCTGATTGAATTGCTTATGGGACTGGCGATTGGCGCAATTGTTCTGTCGCTGGTCAGTCCGGCCTTCGCGGCCTTCACTGAATCGACTCATCGCGACCAGGCGGCCCGGTCGCTGCTCGAGGGCATTCGCAACGCCCGCACACAGGCCATCACCCGCAATCAGAGCGTGGTGATCCATGGCATCAATGACGACTGGAGTCAGGGCTGGCGGATCATTCTGGATATCAGCGGCAAGGGGCCGCTGGACAGCAGCAACCCACTGCTGCTGGAGCACGCGAGTGACGGGCGAATACCGATCGTCGGCAATTGGCTGGTCAGTCGTTATGTGCGCTTCAGCAGTCTGGGACAACCGCTGATGCCCGGGCGGGCATTTCAGGCAGGGACGTTACATCTCTGCTCGGCACAGGGGCCGGTCAGCCAGCTCCAGGTGGTGCTGGCGGCAACCGGTCGGGTGCGCCTGACCAGCACAAAGGCTGAGCAGGCGCTGTGCCTGAAGGCGAAGAGCGTCAGATCGAACGGACGCGCAGCTCTTTCGGCATCGAGAAGGTGA